One region of Vigna angularis cultivar LongXiaoDou No.4 chromosome 10, ASM1680809v1, whole genome shotgun sequence genomic DNA includes:
- the LOC108335353 gene encoding uncharacterized mitochondrial protein AtMg00810-like: MTDLGILSYFLGLEFIYSEKGVIMHQRKYISDVLERFNMLGCKSAETPAEMNLKLATSEGEAPTNETLFRQIVGSLRFICQSRPEITYSVALVSRIIRSPKQIHMLAAKRILRYLKGTVKYGILFSNIKEGNVETRLVTYSDLDWSGHSGQKEHHGSGFSAIDWPKIQCLLARAST; encoded by the coding sequence ATGACAGACTTGGGAATTCTATCCTACTTCCTTGGTTTGGAATTCATCTACTCTGAAAAAGGAGTTATTATGCACCAAAGGAAGTACATATCTGATGTACTTGAAAGATTCAATATGCTAGGATGTAAATCTGCTGAAACCCCTGCTGAAATGAATTTAAAGCTTGCAACTAGTGAAGGTGAAGCTCCTACTAATGAAACTCTCTTCAGACAGATTGTTGGTAGCTTGAGATTCATCTGTCAGAGCAGACCAGAAATTACTTACAGTGTTGCCTTGGTGAGTAGAATTATTAGAAGTCCGAAACAGATACACATGTTGGCTGCAAAGAGAATATTGAGATATTTGAAGGGAACAGTTAAATATGGAATTTTGTTCTCCAATATTAAGGAGGGAAATGTAGAAACAAGGCTGGTTACTTATTCTGACTTAGATTGGAGTGGACATAGTGGACAGAAAGAGCACCATGGGTCAGGTTTTTCTGCCATAGACTGGCCAAAAATCCAATGTCTCTTGGCAAGAGCAAGCACATAG
- the LOC108335845 gene encoding probable serine/threonine-protein kinase PBL28 — MPFGLVSAWNKRRRSKSQEHTDPWIYKPAQLWQLEDQTPRPTKKLHGSSVFTLKEMEEATCSFSDENLLGKGGFGKVYRGTLRSGEVVAIKKMELPAIKAAEGEREFRVEVDILSRLDHPNLVSLIGYCADGKHRFLVYEYMRNGNLQDHLNGIGERNMDWPRRLQVALGAAKGLAYLHSSSDVGIPIVHRDFKSTNILLDDNFEAKISDFGLAKLMPEGQETHVTARVLGTFGYFDPEYTSTGKLTLQSDVYAFGVVLLELLTGRRAVDLNQGPNDQNLVLQVRNILNDRKKLRKVIDPEMARNSYTIQSIVMFANLASRCVRTESNERPSMAECVKELLTIIYTNSKGLGMVMHTLRMI; from the exons ATGCCATTTGGTTTGGTCTCGGCCTGGAACAAGCGCCGGAGAAGCAAATCTCAAGAGCACACAGATCCCT GGATTTACAAACCTGCACAGCTTTGGCAACTTGAAGATCAGACACCACGACCTACAAAAAAGCTACATGGATCATCTGTTTTCACACTCAAGGAGATGGAAGAGGCAACATGTTCATTCAGTGATGAGAATCTGCTTGGAAAAGGAGGATTCGGCAAAGTCTACCGAGGCACATTGCGGTCAGGAGAG GTTGTAGCAATCAAGAAAATGGAGTTGCCAGCAATTAAAGCAGCAGAGGGGGAGCGTGAGTTCCGAGTCGAAGTTGATATCTTAAGCAGACTTGACCACCCAAATCTTGTTTCTTTGATAGGCTACTGTGCTGATGGAAAGCATAGATTCCTAGTATATGAATATATGCGTAATGGAAACCTGCAAGATCATTTGAATG GAATTGGGGAGAGAAACATGGATTGGCCTCGAAGACTCCAAGTTGCACTGGGAGCTGCAAAAGGGCTTGCTTATCTTCACTCAAGTTCTGATGTTGGAATTCCTATTGTTCATAGGGATTTCAAATCGACCAATATTCTCTTAGATGACAACTTTGAAGCAAAG ATATCTGATTTTGGTCTCGCCAAGTTAATGCCAGAAGGACAAGAGACACATGTGACTGCCAGAGTACTTGGTACCTTTGGCTATTTTGATCCTGAGTATACATCG ACTGGAAAACTCACTCTACAAAGTGATGTTTATGCTTTTGGTGTTGTTCTTTTGGAGCTTTTGACTGGACGCCGAGCAGTGGATCTAAACCAAGGTCCCAACGATCAAAACCTTGTACTACAG GTGAGGAACATTCTGAATGACCGCAAAAAGCTTCGGAAGGTGATAGATCCAGAGATGGCTCGAAATTCCTACACCATTCAGTCTATAGTCATGTTTGCCAATCTGGCATCAAGATGTGTTCGAACTGAGAGTAATGAGAGACCGTCCATGGCAGAATGTGTAAAAGAACTCCTAACGATTATCTATACAAATTCAAAAGGCTTGGGTATGGTTATGCATACTTTGAGAATGATCTAG
- the LOC108335846 gene encoding uncharacterized protein LOC108335846: MAVPSSLFSLSFPFDPQIQIQNLSFSLSLPSHFSLFTSTKPRFPAFKLSSSHSSSSPLTTGFLTDDDLHRLNSLESFLYRCDLPSGSLSVRLMRPHETRSTVLLLAHSFAESLLIPAAYVNLLAFLINQYLLQRLTLLPNTATLVAFYTQTPSPPTAAAAKEDEEESLQEEPLQEDDGAPLAGTVEICFNRRGANASVPSPTPPRDSPYICNMAVQKSLRRRGIGWHLLKASEELISQMSSSKEVYLHCRMIDEAPFKMYTKADYKIVKTDSILVLLMLQRRKHLMCKELPLSSTTTESDLSEYDKQKTI; the protein is encoded by the exons ATGGCAGTACCATCGTCactgttttctctctcattcCCCTTCGACCCTCAAATCCAAATCCAAaacctctctttctctctctctctgcctTCTCACTTCTCTCTCTTCACCTCCACCAAACCCCGTTTCCCCGCTTTCAAACTCTCCTCTTCCCACTCTTCCTCTTCCCCTCTCACCACCGGCTTCCTCACCGACGACGACCTCCACCGCCTCAACTCCCTCGAATCCTTCCTCTACCGCTGCGACCTCCCCTCCGGCTCCCTCTCCGTCCGCCTCATGCGCCCCCACGAGACCCGTTCGACCGTACTCCTCCTCGCCCACTCCTTCGCCGAGTCCTTGCTCATTCCCGCCGCTTACGTCAACCTCCTGGCTTTCCTCATCAACCAGTACCTCCTCCAACGCCTGACGCTCCTGCCCAACACCGCCACGCTCGTCGCCTTCTATACTCAAACACCATCGCCACCTACTGCTGCTGCTGCTAAAGAAGACGAGGAAGAATCATTACAAGAAGAACCACTACAAGAAGACGATGGAGCGCCCTTGGCTGGAACTGTCGAGATCTGTTTCAACAGAAGAGGCGCCAATGCTTCCGTTCCCTCGCCCACCCCTCCGAGGGATTCACCCTACATTTGTAACATGGCCGTGCAAAAATCTCTCAGGAG GAGGGGCATTGGCTGGCATCTTCTAAAGGCAAGTGAGGAATTAATTTCTCAGATGAGTTCCTCAAAAGAGGTTTACTTGCATTGCAGAATGATTGATGAAGCTCCATTTAAAATGTACACAAAAGCAGATTACAAAATTGTAAAGACAGATAGTATTTTAGTCCTGCTGATGTTGCAGAGACGCAAACACTTGATGTGCAAGGAACTCCCTCTTTCAAGTACGACTACAGAATCAGATCTGTCAGAGTATGATAAACAAAAGACTATATGA